Part of the Vicia villosa cultivar HV-30 ecotype Madison, WI unplaced genomic scaffold, Vvil1.0 ctg.000567F_1_1, whole genome shotgun sequence genome is shown below.
tctccgaatcaAATTTTGGTAAAAATGAGATTTAGTGCGTTCGAAGATATATCTCTAAAaattcccaaaaatatttttggattttcagAGGTGCAattaacacaacaacaacaaggttaggAAAAGAAATTGCCATAATGTATATAGTTCAATAACACATGACCCAATAAAAAACCAGTAGAACCAAAAGGCAATTTGAATTGATACATCACTACTATGATAAACCAATGATGTAAGATAAAAATGCCTTACATCTGCAAAATGTATATTTGTATACTTTATATGATATCCTCACATAAAAATATATGtctatatctttaaaaaaaaatacaccacaattaaaataataatacacaTTTTAATATAGATGTTCATTTATTTCACAATTCAATAGtagaatatttgatttgttttgttaattatgttaaaaaaatGAGCTCCGAATAtacgataaaaaaatatttacccTTGAATTTACCGTTTATGTTTTTGGTTTAAATTTTCATTTGTAAACTCAATTCCTTATAAATTTTAACTCCCGACTTCGTCCCTATCCAAGTGATTAAAAATTTTGAACCTCTATTGAAATGGTAAGAATTCACCTAAAATCTCCTATCTAATCTAATCACACGAGTCTACCTACCAACCCATGGTCAGCTGTATCTAATTTATTACTTCCATTCgggtgtttgcatgcattcattcACTTTGGTGGTTATAACACCCCCCCATAATTGTTACTATTATTTTGACCATGAATTCTACTCATCTCATACTTTGACTCAATATCATAGATACATGCAAAACATATAAGCCTATTGTTATATACACTAGGCAACTTCCACACATTCAACACATATTACATTTTCTTCAACACACTATGGATTCATCATTTTCTTTACACATAGCAATGTATCCATGGTTTGCCATGGGTCATCAAACTGCATTCCTTCACCTAGCTAACAAGTTAGCAAAAAAAGGCCACAGAATCACTTTTTTCACACCTAAAACAGCACAATCTAAGTTAGAACCATTCAATCTCCACCCtcacttaatcactttcatcACTATCACAGTTCCTCACGTTGAAGGTCTTCCTCCTAATGCAGAAACAACAGCTGATGTCCCTTACCCTTTACAAACACACCTCATGACTGCCATGGATCTAACACAGCCCGACATCGAAACTCATCTCACTAATCTCAAACCTCACGTTGTTTTCTACGATTTCACACATTGGATTCCATCTGTAACCAAACGTTTAGGTATCAAAGCCCTTCATTATTGCACTGCTAGTTCGGTTATGGTTGGTTACACTCTATCACCAGCTAGATATTTTAAGGGAAATAATTTAACAGAATTTGATCTCATGGAACCTCCTTCTGGTTACCCTGATTCATCCATCAAGCTTTATCATTTTGAAGCAAAAGCTTCTGCTGCTAAAAGGAAAGAAACTTTTGGTAGCAATGTTCTTTTCTATGACCGACAAGCCATTTCATTGAATGAAGCTGATGCATTGGGATTCAGAACTTGCAGAGAAATTGAAGGACCTTATCTTGGCTACATACAGAAACAGTTTAACAAACCGGTTCTTACTTCAGGACCTGTTATACTTGAAAAACCAAATTCTGTTTTGGATGAAAATTGGTCAACTTGGCTTGGTGGATTCAAAACAGATTCAGTTGTTTATTGTTGTTTTGGAAGTGAATGTGTTTTAAGACCAAATCAATTTCAAGAATTAATGATTGGTCTTGAGTTAACTGGTATGCCATATTTTGCAGCTTTGAAGCCACCTTTTGGTTTTGCAACAATTGAAGAAGCATTACCAGAAGGGTTTGCAGAAAGGATTAAAGGAAGAGGTGTTGTTTATGGTGGTTGGGTTCAACAGCAACTGATTTTGGAACATCCTTCTGTTGGGTGTTTCATTACACATTGTGGTTCAGGTTCTTTGTCTGAGGCATTGGTGAATAAGTGTCAATTGGTTCTGTTGCCAAATTTTGGTGATCAGATATTGAATGCTAGAATGATGGGAAATAACTTGAAAGTTGGCGTTGAAgttgagaaagatgaagatggAATGTATAGTAAAGATAGTGTTTGTAAAGCTGTGAGAATTGTGATGGATGATGAAAATGAAAGCAGTAAGAAAGTGAGGGCTAATCATGCTAAGATTAGAGAGATGTTACTTAATAAAGATCTTGAGTCATCTTATATTGATGATTTCTGCAACAAGCTTCAAGAGATTGTTGTGGAAAAGAATTGATTTATCTTTATAAAGTTAAATATAGTAATTACCAATTTCAATATATGGAAGTGTTTTTGTTTTggatttgtttttttctttctaatatgTATGTTTTGTATGGTCATCACTCATAATCTTGATTAAAATGTTACTATTGATAGTTGTGGTCGTATTTTGCTATTGAAAATGTTTCATTACATCCTTTTTAACACCTGTGTAGTGTAGGATCCAATTAACTATGTGAAAATgtgtttaatttaattgaatgagTGATTATTTTAATGTTTGTCCAATGTAAGTAgcttgttttaatatattattttatgcttgTTTTAATTTGAAACTTGTTTTAAGTGATGTTAAATGTTGTTGGTGTTTTCAATTGCAAAATAAGTGATGTAAAATGTTTATACATTCTGTTAACTGCTGTTAAATATTGTGTTAAGTGCTGTGAAAGGCTGTTTGCACATGCTGTTAAGTGCTGTTAAATGCTGTGTTAAGTGCTGTCAATTGCAAAATAAGTGTTGTTAAATGCTGTGTTAAGTGCTGTCAATTGCAAAATAAGTGTTGTTAAATGCTGTGTTAAGTGCTGTCAATTGCAAAATAAGTTTTGTTAAATGCTGTGTTAAGTGCTGTCAATTGCAAAATAAGTGTTAAATGCTGTTAAAATGTTGTGTTAAGTGCTGTCAATTGCAAAACAAGTGAAGTTAAATGTTGTTGTTTGCTGTAAAGTGTTGTTAAATGCTGTTCTAATATGCTGCCAAATATATCTAGATTGCTAACATGCTATAACATATTGTTTTAACATAATAGGATTTGAGAGTACAAAAACAACAACTTGCAACAGAAACAGGAAATTCTCAATTTGATGTTTAAATGTAGGAGGCAAGTGTGGATTTAAGTTATCAAAATTTTGATGACTTGAATGTTCTTAAATGGTGGAAGGAGAATTGTAATAGATTTTGAGAATTGTCTTTTGCGAAACGGGGCGAGCCTAGTAATTGAGCCAGCACTTTCAAAAAAGTCCGCCCGCCCCGTTTTTTACGGGCTTTTGTGGGGTGGGATAAATGGGCACGAACATTCCCGTTTGCCACCTCTAAATTCAACTATATGAATTAATTTTACTTTAGTGTGAATTAACCATATTTTCATATACTATAAATCAAATATCCAATAATTGTATGAAAAATGTGCACACCTTCTAGTTACTATTATACgcaaatttgatttttttggttCATTTGACAATTAATGTATTTAGTCCATATAaactaaatacattaattatcAAATATTAATATGAAATAAGGAATGCTGTATTATTTCACTTGTGAATTACAACAGAGATATTTGCTATATATACATATCACCAAGGATAGCTTAGGGTGCAGTAAAGGTAAGAAACTCTCCTATAGTAGTGTAACAAATCCTAACTTAACGTAACAATATAAAACATAATACAGTTACATTTATATTACAATAATAGGCTTAATACACCCTCTCAAGCTGGAGCGAATTTGATTGAGATACCAAGCTTGGATAAAATGGTCGTGAAAGGGGTGAGATCAAGGGGCTTGGTGAAGATGTCTGTGAGTTGTGCTGAGTTAGGAATGGGGAGGAGTTGGAACAACTTCGCAAGTAATTTTTCACGAACAACATGTAAATCTATTTAACATGTTTTGTTCATTCGTGGGAAATAACATTAGCAATAATATGACGCGCAAATTGATTGTCGCAATATACAACAATAGAATGGATGAATTTGACATGGAGATCATGTTGAAGATAAGTGAGCCATTAGAGTTCATATACATTGGATGCGACGACTCTATATTCAGCCTCCGATGAAGAACGAGAGACGATTTGTTGTTTTTAGATTTCCATGAGATGAGAGAATCTCCAAGGAAAATGCTGAAACCGGTGATGAAGCGTCTTGTGTCGCTGCAAGTAtcctgtaacacggtgggagaactgacttttaggaaatgttgcggatagcaagagtcgccaccgacttttattttatccaattggaaaggctaaaagaacaagaaagaccttttaaaagactttgagttcggggggtaggttatataaagggaaggtatgagcaccctttgtatccatggttacccatgggctcttaattgcttagctcattttgtttgtttgaattatttgaaagaagtgtcgtgtgtgtttagaaaagatttttgaataaggactttagcctGTAAATAAGCCTAgcctttttgatttttttttgaaataggaggtgtgaaaagcattttgaattgattgtgagcaagcaattaaaaactacctaccctaagttcgtcttttgtgttttttagtctttcgtttgaagggactatccataccaattgttaggctggtagtcctttcattggatgtgaaaagggtcatcgaggattatcgttcgccataagactgtccctatcataaagagggaaggtagtctTTAGAGAAGGATATAATAATCATTTGTAGGCAACCAATAAGGATACCTTaacaatcgaagggactatcatcaagatcctttatcgtaggcaacatcgaagggacttatgatctttgatgatgataatgaactgagggcaacattcgttaaggcatcctcgtatccgagggacttgactatttttgatcgaaggcagcataagaggaattatcctaaaggtgtgtggatgcaacaatcacgtgattatattcagatatttatcttgtattaggcaaactaaatttattaactgttgtcactccctaaattactaaccacgcagttaatgaAAATAAGCAGAAAACATAAACCACAGTTATAATTATAAGGTGCGGAAAGTAAACGcagaaaattaaatcctaattactactacctctgttcctttatataagagacaattcacttttctagattcattgaataattaatgtatctagtcaaTATACATaccagatacattgattattcaatgaacctaaaaagatgaattgtctcttatataaaggaGCGGAGGTAGTATTACATAAAAAACCTTTTACaggcctatacacattttctaaaatttaaatggcaaaaaataaataaataaaaataaaaggcaaaaatttaaataaataattaaagacacGCGACATACACAGAGtatgggatgaggagagaaatcgcgaataatatatattttaagaaaaatcaaGGTTACAAAAACcttatggctaaaaatcctaGACAAACCTAACGATTAAAACCTAAGGGTTAAAAAACCTACAGTTAATAGACAACTCTTACATTATTGATAATTTTTAAGGTTTACCTATGGTTTATTAATTAAGGCTAAACTTAAAAACCTAATTagaattaaacctaaaattaaaccctaatttatctAATTAGTTAATCCTAAATTAATTGCCTAATTGTTTAACCtaatttgaattaattatttaattatttaaactaaattaaattaattgactaaattaaattaaagggGAAACCTAATCTTAATTAATTATTAGATTAAAACCTAAAAACTAAATCATTGTtttcaattaaaaagaaaaaggttttggttttgttaaaaaaaaagatatgtaattgtttttttaaaaagggaagtaaaacaaaataaaaaataaaaaaaacctggGCGCGGGATCTGGTATTATTGGCTTGTGAGTGTCCATGGTGGAATAGCGTGTTGAGTAGCGTTGGATCTGGAACGATGGAGATCTGATGGCTGGTAGGTGAAGGCGCACCATGAGCCCTTGTAGAGCACACATGTTGGATCTGTAAGCAGAGTGTaacaaacaaattaaataaaaagagacGCAGcacccagggatcgaacccaggtccccaTAGTGGCACGCCTTTTGCTATTACCAGTAGAAAGACAAGTTGtaaataaaacataaagaaaataataagaGGATTAAATTCATGGATTTCAAACTTTCCACGCATGGACCCCATCTGTGTTGACCGACCAGTAAGGACATGCCACGCGTATGGAGAGAGAATCAAATGTGTTGTCTAGCCAATTATATTGAAGCACGCATGATCCAAAGGGCATCGCTACTATTCATTGTCTTCCTCCCCCAGACTTGCGAATTCACCCACGGAAATAGATGCGATTTTACCTGCAGATTTTTCCGCAGGTTTTTCCTATCCATATCTGCAAACTACACGCCCAGATCGCTTAATTAGGACGTCCTGAATCTAATGGTGGTGTCCTTTTGTCATGAAATGGCCTAGATCATGGAGAACGAAGCTTGCTTTTTTTATGCCCTAAACATGGTGATTCATGGTTGTGACGTTGTAGCTTCCATATGATGGTTCCAAGCTTCTGTAATGGAGTTCCTGAACACAGTTATGCAAGAGAAATAGGTTATTAACACATGAATCAACGAATTCAAAGTTTGAACATACTTACCTTTGGTGAGGACGAATGAGAATCTTCGGGGCAATGGTGGACGTGTATGACGATTGGAATAAGCTCGTGAACTACTCAGGAAGGTGATCCAATACCTGGAATCGCTTGAGACTGGCTGTAACAAAAGATCTCTTATGATTTAGTGTCGTTTGTTTTTCACAACTTTGAAACCCTTGTACTTGCTCTAATTTTTCGTCCTCATCTATTCTGAATATATTGCTCTTCTTATAAGGGTCACATTAGGGTTAATATGTGGGCTTGGATATCTTTGGTTTTGATAACTTGAAATCTTGAAAAATATATCATAAAAGTTCCTATTTTAAGATATTTTCTTCATAACCTAAATTTACACGTTTTTGGACCTTCATGGTGTTAATTGGGCTTCAAATATGATCCAAGACCAAAACCATATGCATTAAACCATTTAGttcacattttattttatttatttaccttttaattgaataaaattcaaataaatataaataaaaataatgaaaatgtgGGGATAGGATTAGAGGTCCTATTTTAGGTCAAGAGTATGTTTAAAATCCAAATCCTAGGCCCATTAGCCCAAAAAATCAAAACTCACCACTTTGCCTTTTATGCATCttctcaaaattgcccaacttgtgcaaaccataactcattcaatatttatcatatggagatgatataggactttttggaaatcccaagtcACTTTGAGAATTTTATCTTAAAGATAGGGATCCTGATAAAAAGcggctttttgcgagcttctagagggacctgtaatgtcttgactCATATCTCTTAGGCTGAAGCATTTTCGgatcttggacccaacatcaaagttgtagagaattaaatttccttgagaatgggctttggttgggaaatttctgataaagtatgtggGAGATATGATTAATCAAAGttgggttaaccctaatttagaaacctttgaATTTTGTAAACTTGGGAGcttttattgatgaatcatgatcaacccttgataaaatgatgaatgttacttcaaaatattgatgttgattaaaaatcagaagttttgattgTATATTGAccctagttgacttttaggtcaaactagtcgactgttgatcatttgagcagttgactgggaaatcttgtgaatcagagcttgagacttggtatgaggatcctttgagagatatgagatgttatgaagtccacttgaagtCTTAGAAATCCCGTTTCCTTGAAGAACAACAAAACCATAATCTTGGAGACCTTGGTTTTAGGAGGAGAATGAATGTGCTGGTTTCTTGTACCACTTTGAACAATTGGAGATCTAAGTGCATGGGcgaatttgttttaaattaagatggacaaattttggggtatgacatatccCAATATGAATCGCTGAAAGCTTTAAGGTGAAACGCAGAAGTGGAGGGAAAAAATAATCCTTGTAAAGGTGACTATTTGATGTAGCGTAGCATTCGATAACTGCTTGTAGATGAAGGCAAGTGGGAGATGCCATGAATTGGCTGAGTTACTGTACACTGTAACATAAGTCAGGTCGAGTAGTGAAGAGATAAATTAAACGAACATTGATTCTATGATAGGATGTAGCATCAATGGTAGGGAATCATCAGTAGTGGTATATTTATGGGTTTTTGTCATAGGTGTGGGGCATGGTTTGGCAGCAAGGTGTCCAACATCATTTAGAAGTTCAAGTGCATATTTCTGTTTACAATATGTGTTGAAGACGTGTTTGAGTCGTTGAATGTCGCTGATATCGTTTCCTGTAGATGAAGAGAATAATGCATTGAGTGCCATGGATTTAAGTAAAAAGGGAGTGGTCCGAAGAAGATTGCTTTTGTCCTTAGGAAGTAAGTAATGATGACAGTTTCACAAACCATTATCGACTAGCCTGCTTTAAGTCATAAAGAGACTTTTTTAATTTGCAAGCAAGTGAAGGATTTGAAGGATTGAGTCTAGGGGGAGGTGTCATGTGCACTTCTTCGTCGAGATCCCCTTGCAAAACAGCATGGTTTACATCGAGTTGTATGAGATGCCACTGTTGGGAGGGTGCGATGGCCAAGAGGAGACGAACGCTAGTCATTTTGGAAATTGGGGAAATGTATCTATGTAATCAATGCCTTATGTTTGGGTAGAACCGTCAGCatttcatttgattttatgaaTCCATTTACATCCGATGGTCCGTTTATGTGGAGGTAAAGTAGTTAGAATCCAAGTGTTATTGTCTTGTAAAGCTTTCAATTTAATACACATGGCTTGAGTTCAACATTCGTGTTGTGAAGCTTGCTTAAAGGCAGTGGGTTCAGAGTCCAAAATAATGGAATAAAGGTAGTGGGTGGAGTTAGGTGGAAGATTGTTGAGACTGAGGTAAGGTTCAATGGGATTAGTGGTTGGTAAGGAATAAGTGAGATTGTTGCAAACATAGTCTGCAAGGTGTTTAGGTTTTTAAATAGTTCCGTTGGAGACACGAGAAACAGTAGGTTGTA
Proteins encoded:
- the LOC131629471 gene encoding UDP-glycosyltransferase 79B30-like; the protein is MDSSFSLHIAMYPWFAMGHQTAFLHLANKLAKKGHRITFFTPKTAQSKLEPFNLHPHLITFITITVPHVEGLPPNAETTADVPYPLQTHLMTAMDLTQPDIETHLTNLKPHVVFYDFTHWIPSVTKRLGIKALHYCTASSVMVGYTLSPARYFKGNNLTEFDLMEPPSGYPDSSIKLYHFEAKASAAKRKETFGSNVLFYDRQAISLNEADALGFRTCREIEGPYLGYIQKQFNKPVLTSGPVILEKPNSVLDENWSTWLGGFKTDSVVYCCFGSECVLRPNQFQELMIGLELTGMPYFAALKPPFGFATIEEALPEGFAERIKGRGVVYGGWVQQQLILEHPSVGCFITHCGSGSLSEALVNKCQLVLLPNFGDQILNARMMGNNLKVGVEVEKDEDGMYSKDSVCKAVRIVMDDENESSKKVRANHAKIREMLLNKDLESSYIDDFCNKLQEIVVEKN